A genomic segment from Mycoplasmopsis arginini encodes:
- the thrS gene encoding threonine--tRNA ligase — MKANNKLNHSTSHLLAAAILKLYPNTKLAIGPAIEEGFYYDFEFESPILESDLPRIEKLMKKMAEQGYETKKVGQEFFSFENQPYKKELYDEFSSEGKEITFFQFIHPKTNEILFTDLCAGGHVENTKEIKHFKLLSTAGAYWRGDSNNKMLTRIYGTSWETKDELDQYLQILQERKERDHRKIGKDLNLFMFSQLSGQGFPIWLEDGIKVHNAIENYVLKLDRKFGFTEVLTPHFGEKKLYEISGHWAHYQDTMFKPILMDNETLVARPMTCPHHIILFNSTRRSYRDLPIRYSEQSRLYRYEKSGALSGLERVRAMDLTEGHVFVRPDQIKQEFKHLYKMILTALKDFNIEIDHISLSLRDPNDNEKFFKDDEMWNKAENDLREVLKELNIEYKEFIGEAAFYGPKVDFQVRTVLNRIITMSTLQLDFLLPQRFDMKFVNDNEEFERPVLIHRGLIGTYERFIATLLEQTKGVLPYWLSPRQVTIMPITSELNDYCQKLYEEFLDLDINVNVDLRNERINKKIREAQIQKTKFIIVIGKQEVENNLLAVREYGSDQTTTYSKEEFLQKLFTLKRELK; from the coding sequence ATGAAAGCAAATAATAAACTTAACCACTCAACCAGCCATTTACTAGCTGCAGCAATTTTAAAATTATATCCAAATACAAAATTAGCAATTGGTCCAGCAATTGAAGAAGGTTTTTACTATGATTTTGAATTTGAAAGTCCTATTTTAGAATCAGATTTACCCCGTATTGAAAAACTAATGAAAAAAATGGCTGAGCAAGGTTATGAAACTAAAAAAGTTGGACAAGAATTTTTTTCATTTGAAAATCAACCTTACAAAAAAGAATTATATGATGAGTTTTCTTCAGAAGGAAAAGAAATAACCTTTTTCCAATTTATTCATCCAAAAACAAATGAAATTTTATTTACTGATCTTTGTGCTGGTGGTCATGTTGAAAATACTAAAGAAATAAAACACTTTAAATTATTATCAACAGCAGGAGCTTACTGAAGAGGTGATTCTAATAACAAGATGTTAACTAGAATTTATGGAACTTCATGAGAAACAAAAGATGAATTAGATCAATATCTTCAAATATTGCAAGAAAGAAAAGAAAGAGACCATAGAAAAATTGGCAAAGATTTAAATTTATTTATGTTTAGCCAATTATCAGGACAAGGTTTTCCAATTTGATTAGAAGATGGAATCAAAGTTCATAATGCAATTGAAAATTATGTTTTAAAACTTGATAGAAAATTTGGATTCACTGAAGTTTTAACACCACATTTTGGTGAAAAGAAACTATATGAAATTAGTGGTCACTGAGCTCATTATCAAGATACAATGTTTAAACCAATATTAATGGATAATGAAACATTAGTAGCACGTCCTATGACTTGTCCTCACCATATTATTCTATTCAATTCAACAAGACGCTCATATCGTGACTTGCCTATTCGTTATTCAGAACAATCAAGACTTTATCGTTATGAAAAATCTGGAGCATTATCTGGACTTGAAAGAGTTAGAGCAATGGATTTAACTGAAGGCCATGTTTTTGTAAGACCCGATCAAATTAAACAAGAGTTTAAACACTTATACAAGATGATTTTAACCGCTTTAAAAGATTTTAATATTGAAATTGATCATATTTCACTTTCTTTAAGAGATCCTAACGATAATGAAAAATTCTTTAAAGATGATGAAATGTGAAATAAGGCTGAAAACGATTTAAGAGAAGTTTTAAAAGAATTAAATATTGAGTATAAAGAATTTATTGGGGAAGCTGCTTTCTACGGACCTAAAGTTGACTTCCAAGTTAGAACAGTTCTAAATAGAATTATTACTATGTCAACATTACAACTAGATTTCTTACTTCCACAAAGATTTGATATGAAATTTGTAAATGACAATGAAGAGTTTGAAAGACCTGTTTTAATTCACCGTGGTTTAATCGGAACATACGAAAGATTTATTGCTACTTTATTAGAACAAACTAAAGGTGTTTTACCATATTGATTAAGTCCAAGACAAGTAACAATAATGCCAATTACTAGCGAGTTAAATGATTATTGTCAAAAATTATATGAAGAATTTTTAGATTTAGATATTAATGTTAATGTCGATTTAAGAAATGAAAGAATCAACAAAAAAATCCGTGAAGCACAAATTCAAAAAACTAAGTTTATTATTGTCATTGGAAAACAAGAAGTTGAAAATAATCTATTAGCTGTGCGTGAATATGGAAGTGATCAAACTACAACATATTCTAAAGAAGAATTTTTACAAAAATTATTTACTTTAAAAAGAGAATTAAAGTAA
- a CDS encoding PTS transporter subunit EIIB, whose amino-acid sequence MNSRNKFLYVILIILTFGLILVYWKNKYKQTKTKDYLSKETKLNFNFDELVDYLGGKENIESVTSTQKVVKINFYEKNKVDALNIKNLDGVTGLTFQSKSISLVVGNTAKHIEELINEVK is encoded by the coding sequence ATGAATTCAAGAAATAAATTTTTATATGTCATTTTAATTATTTTAACTTTTGGTCTTATTTTAGTTTACTGAAAAAATAAGTATAAACAAACTAAAACTAAAGATTATTTAAGTAAAGAAACTAAGCTTAATTTTAATTTTGATGAATTAGTTGATTATTTGGGTGGAAAAGAAAATATTGAATCTGTAACTTCAACTCAAAAAGTTGTAAAAATAAATTTTTATGAAAAAAATAAAGTTGATGCTTTAAATATTAAAAACTTAGATGGAGTTACTGGTTTGACATTTCAAAGCAAAAGTATTTCATTAGTTGTTGGTAATACAGCAAAACATATTGAAGAGTTAATTAATGAGGTAAAGTAA
- a CDS encoding YgjP-like metallopeptidase domain-containing protein, whose amino-acid sequence MKSPDLIIKRIINNKEYEVHIFYIKSARAIYFEFESGNLIFRLNPKHLNTSRFENFLVKSITKAIKNPRFINERELKINTKNQSFYCFGELISYDLTSNFIIFKVNNSFEYLKLSKDYSSKTIEEIIKNFLKEKLLIKFKFFAEEAVKMILQKTIDLTYKILKKKTSWASINIRTKTLNICEDLIYFSDEMIKYVAFHEICHLVHANHSKEFWNLLSKYFENWKEIRKKLNSYILK is encoded by the coding sequence ATGAAAAGTCCTGATCTAATTATAAAAAGAATAATAAATAATAAAGAATACGAGGTTCATATTTTTTATATTAAATCTGCTAGAGCTATTTATTTTGAGTTTGAATCTGGCAATTTAATTTTCAGATTAAATCCTAAACACTTAAATACTTCAAGATTTGAAAATTTTTTAGTTAAGTCTATTACTAAAGCCATAAAAAATCCACGCTTTATAAACGAAAGAGAATTAAAAATTAATACAAAAAATCAAAGTTTTTATTGCTTTGGAGAATTAATAAGTTACGATTTAACAAGTAATTTTATAATTTTTAAGGTAAATAACTCATTCGAATATTTAAAACTTTCTAAAGATTATAGTAGCAAAACAATAGAAGAAATAATTAAAAATTTTTTAAAAGAAAAACTTTTAATTAAATTTAAATTTTTTGCAGAAGAAGCAGTTAAGATGATTTTGCAAAAAACAATTGATTTAACTTATAAAATATTAAAGAAAAAAACATCATGAGCATCAATAAATATTCGAACTAAAACTTTAAATATTTGTGAGGATTTAATATATTTCAGTGACGAAATGATTAAATATGTAGCATTTCATGAAATTTGTCATTTAGTTCATGCTAATCATTCAAAAGAATTTTGGAACTTATTGAGTAAATATTTTGAAAATTGAAAAGAAATTAGAAAAAAATTAAATAGTTATATTTTAAAATAA
- the trpS gene encoding tryptophan--tRNA ligase: MAKKRVLSGITATGKLTIANYIGAIKNMVKLQDEYDSYIFIADLHALTLPIDPKVLEENRRNIYALFISCGIDPEKSTLFFQSDVMEHGLMNWLILTNTTIGELSRMTQFKDKSSKVKSSNGMETIPTGLLMYPTLMVGDILLYNADLVPVGIDQKQHVELTRNLAQRLNNKLNIGFKIPEPYIPKVGAKIMSLTEPTKKMSKSDTNEKSSIYLLDDPEKAYKKILKAVTDSEGKIYISDEKPGIKNLLTIYSSLKDIELEEAENYFKDKNYGELKQEVGLLVKEFLEKIQLKYKEVIKSIDNFAKKGAQKASKVANENLKKLMKGLGLNNESK; the protein is encoded by the coding sequence ATGGCTAAAAAAAGAGTATTAAGCGGAATAACTGCAACCGGAAAGTTAACTATTGCAAACTATATTGGCGCCATTAAAAATATGGTTAAATTACAAGATGAATACGATAGTTATATTTTTATAGCTGATCTTCATGCTTTAACATTACCAATTGATCCAAAAGTATTAGAAGAAAATCGTAGAAATATTTATGCTTTATTTATTTCTTGCGGTATAGATCCTGAAAAATCTACGTTATTTTTTCAATCAGATGTCATGGAACATGGGTTGATGAACTGATTGATTTTAACAAACACAACAATTGGTGAATTATCAAGAATGACGCAATTTAAAGATAAATCTTCTAAAGTAAAAAGCTCAAATGGAATGGAAACTATTCCTACTGGTTTATTGATGTATCCAACATTAATGGTAGGTGATATTTTACTTTATAATGCTGATTTAGTTCCTGTGGGAATTGATCAAAAACAACATGTTGAACTAACAAGAAATTTAGCCCAAAGATTAAATAATAAATTGAATATTGGCTTTAAGATTCCAGAACCATATATTCCAAAAGTTGGAGCTAAAATTATGTCATTGACCGAACCAACTAAAAAGATGTCTAAGTCAGATACTAATGAAAAATCATCAATTTATTTACTAGATGATCCTGAAAAAGCATATAAAAAGATATTAAAAGCAGTAACAGATTCAGAAGGAAAAATATATATTTCTGATGAAAAACCAGGAATAAAAAATTTATTAACAATTTATTCTTCATTAAAAGATATTGAATTAGAAGAAGCAGAAAATTATTTTAAAGATAAAAATTATGGAGAATTAAAACAAGAAGTTGGATTATTAGTTAAAGAATTTTTAGAAAAAATTCAACTTAAATATAAAGAAGTAATAAAATCAATTGATAACTTTGCAAAAAAAGGAGCACAAAAAGCTTCTAAAGTAGCAAATGAAAATCTTAAGAAATTAATGAAAGGATTAGGCTTAAATAATGAAAGCAAATAA
- the rpsT gene encoding 30S ribosomal protein S20, with translation MANIKSKQKAILSNEKANARNSAIKSTVKTAIKKAKLAASTNDEKVAELVAKAHHEIDKAVSKGVLHQNNGARKASRLDAFIAKSKN, from the coding sequence ATGGCAAATATTAAATCAAAACAAAAAGCAATATTATCTAACGAAAAAGCTAACGCACGTAACTCAGCTATTAAATCAACTGTTAAAACAGCTATTAAAAAAGCTAAATTAGCAGCATCAACTAATGATGAAAAAGTAGCTGAATTAGTTGCTAAAGCACACCATGAAATTGATAAAGCTGTTTCAAAGGGTGTTTTACACCAAAACAATGGTGCAAGAAAAGCTAGCCGTTTAGATGCATTTATTGCTAAATCAAAAAATTAA